The sequence TGGTTGTTATGTTATCCGATGGACTCTTAGGGCAGATGATGGAACCTGTAGAGTTTAAAGATTGGGTCGACGTAAGTAAGCTCAAGACTCCAGATTGGGCAATCGTTGGAAAAGGAGATCGACCAAGAAATCTTGTTTCTTCTTTTGATCTTTCTCCTGAAGGACTTGAAAAAATGAATCTCGACTTACAAGAGAAATACAAAAAGATACAGGAAAATGAAGTAAGATACGAACTTTACAAGATGGATGATGCAGAGTATGTTTTAACTGGCTTTGGGACTGTTGCAAGAATTATGAAAACAACCGTTAACATGTTAAGAGAAAAAGGTATAAAAGCAGGTTTAATAAGACCTATAACTGTTTGGCCCTTCCCCTATAAAGTGTTCGAAGATTTTGCAGATAAGGCTAAATTCTTCTTGGATGTTGAAATGAACGAAGGACAAATGCTTGAGGATGTAAAACTTGGCGTAAACGGTAAAAAGCCAGTGCAGTTTTATGGGAGATTTGGTGGAATTGTCCCAACCGCAGAAGAAATCTATAAGGCTTTTAAATTACATATGGGAGG is a genomic window of Caldisericaceae bacterium containing:
- a CDS encoding 3-methyl-2-oxobutanoate dehydrogenase subunit VorB, giving the protein MGERLLMKGAEALAEAAIRAGAQIFFGYPITPQNESPEYFSRRMPEVGRTYVQAESEVAAINMVYGAASTGTRVITTSSSPGISLMQEGFSYIGNSNVPCVIVNVMRGGPGLGNIAPAQADYFQATKGGGHGDYHSIVLAPHTLQEECDLMYDAFELAEKYRIMVVMLSDGLLGQMMEPVEFKDWVDVSKLKTPDWAIVGKGDRPRNLVSSFDLSPEGLEKMNLDLQEKYKKIQENEVRYELYKMDDAEYVLTGFGTVARIMKTTVNMLREKGIKAGLIRPITVWPFPYKVFEDFADKAKFFLDVEMNEGQMLEDVKLGVNGKKPVQFYGRFGGIVPTAEEIYKAFKLHMGGC